One stretch of Falco naumanni isolate bFalNau1 chromosome 7, bFalNau1.pat, whole genome shotgun sequence DNA includes these proteins:
- the LOC121091621 gene encoding inverted formin-2-like, with protein sequence MQHAESVQGSLDASKNLLKEFATIEKKKKELADYLCEEKLSLEDVFSTMKTFRELFLKALQENQEKKEKAAKAEKRKKQLKGEDAKRLKGEYGNSGT encoded by the exons atgcagcatgcAGAATCTGTTCAA GGCAGCCTCGATGCTTCAAAGAACCTGTTGAAGGAGTTTGCCACCAttgaaaagaagaagaaagaacttGCTGATTAtctttgtgaagaaaaattgtCTTTGGAAGATGTATTCAGCACAATGAAAACCTTCAGAGAGCTCTTCCTCAAGGCCTTACAG GAAAATcaagaaaagaaggagaaagctgcaaaggctgagaaaaggaagaaacagcttAAAGGAGAAGATGCTAAAAGGCTAAAGGGAGAGTATGGAAACAGCGGtacataa